Within the Pengzhenrongella sicca genome, the region ATCTGCGCCGCGGTCCGGGTGGCCGCCGCGAGGTCGCTCGCGGGGCCGGTCGAGGTCTGCCCGACCAAGAGCTCCTCGGCCACGAGCCCGCCCATCGCGATCTGCACGAGCGCGCGCAGGTCGTACGCCGACTGCGTGTAGACCTCCTCGCAGTCGGTGTGCGCGAGCAGGCCGAGCGCGGAGCCGCGCTTGACGATCGTGAGCACCTCGAGCGTCCGGTTGGGCGCCACGAGCCAGGCGACGACGGCGTGGCCCGCCTCGTGCGTCGCGATGAGGCGCTGCTCGGCGTCCGTGTAGCGAACGGGCTGGCCGATGCCGACCATCTCGGTGATGCGGGCCCGCTCGATGTCCTCGAACGACATCTGCCCCGCGCCGCGCCGCAGCGCGTTGACCAGCCCCTCGTCGAGGAGGTGCTCGATCATCACGGGCGTCCACCCATTCGTCGCGGCGGCCACGCGGCCGCGCGCCTGGGGATCGTCGAGCCCGGCGTCGTGCGAGCGCCGGGCGAGGAAGTGGTCGACGAGCGCGCGGCGGCCGTGCGCGTCCGGCGCCGCGAACGTGAGCAGCCGGTCGAAGCGGCCGGGCCGCAGCAGGGCCGGGTCCAGCGAGTCCGCGCGGTTGGTCGCGGCGATGAGCAGGATCGGCGCCCGGACGGGCTTGCTCAGCGCGAGCTGGCGGTCCGCCGGCAGCAGCAGGTTGAGCTGCGCGACGAGCCGGTTGCGCACCCGGGCGAACCCGGCGAGCTCGTCGAACGACTGCATCTGCACGAGCAGCTCGTTGACGACCCCGCCGGTGCCCTCGCTGACGACGGCGTTCCGGATCACCCCGGGCGGACCGGCGTGCCGCAGTGCGCCGCCCGGCCCGCGGCTCGAGCTCCACCCGTCGGCGGCGAGGACTCCGCCGCGGCGCGTCCCGATCGCGTCGATCTCCTCGATGAACCCGATCGCGCCGCCCTCGGCGCGGGCCGCCTTGCGCAGGGCGACGAAGTACGCGCGTATCTTCTTGGCGGTCGCGCCGTAGTACATGGACTGGAAGGACGTCGCGGAGACGAACAGGAACGGGACGCCTGCCTCCGCCGCCATGGCCTTCGCCGTCATGGTCTTGCCGGTGCCGGGCGCACCCTCGAACAGCAGGCCGCGGCGCGGCGTGCCGCCCATCTGGTCGGCGAACCGGCGGTGCGTCTGGAACAGGTCGATCGACCGGCGCACGTCTTCGAGGATCGGGTCGATGCCGATGATGTCGTCGAGGGTGACGTCCATCTGCTCGGGCCGATAGGTCACGTGCGGCGAGCGACCCGTCATGACCTGCGAGCCGACGAGCAGGGCGAGCAGGGCGGCGAAGAAGACGATGGGCGTCACGACGAGCGGGTCGATCGCGGGCAGCGCCGGGAACTGCGCGTACCCCGCGAGCGGCATCGCGATGAGGTACACCTCGACCGCGATCACGACGCCCGCGACCCGGTACACGCGACGGCGGCGCATGCGCTCGCGGTCGAGGGCGATGTCGTGTCGGGTGTTGCGCGGCGGCAGCGGGCTGGTGTCCAGCACGGGCCCTCCCCTCCGGGCGTGGTGCCGGCGCCGCGATCGGCGCATCCCGCGAGCGCGCGATAGACGGACTGTAGCCACCGAGCGGACAAACCGGACGGACCGGGCGGGGTGAAAGCGCGACGTCACTCGCCCGCCGGCACCGCCCGGCCGGGTTCGTGAGTGACCGACCTCATAATGACGTGAGTGACAGACCTCACAATGGCCCGGCCCCTGACGATGGGTCGAGCATGGCTCAGGACCCGGGCGCCGCCGTCGCGACCGTCGGCGCGCCGGTACGGGCGGGTGCGGTCCCGCCGGCTGCGAGCCTGGACGAGGTCTGCGCCGCCAACCTGCTCGACGCCTCCGGTGAGGTCACGTTCTTCTTCAAGGATCTCGATGGCCGGTTCGTGCGGGTCAGCCGCGGCTGCGCCGAGCTGACCGGGCGGACGCCGGAGCAGATGATCGGGCTGACCGACGTCGACCTGACCGACGCGGCGCACGCGGCCGAGCTCCGCAGGGACGAGCAGCGCATCATCGCGACCGGCGAGCCGATGATCGATAAGCGGGAGGTCGACCGGTTGGCGAACGTCCAGGGAACCCTGGTCGAGACCAGCAAGTTCCCGCTGCGAGCCCCCGACGGCACGATCGTCGGGACGTTCGGCTACTCGCGCGACGTGACCCGGTGGGCGCTCGCCGAGCGGAAGGTTGCCGACCTGGCGCAGGCGTCGGCGGCGGCCCACGCGCGGCTGATGCTGGTCGAGGCGCAGCTGCGGGACGTCCTCAACAGCTCCTCCGACGCGATCGCCATGTATGACACCGCGCTGCGGTATCGGTACCTCAATCCCGCCGCGACGGCGCTGCACGGCGCTCCGATGGACGAGCTGATCGGCCGCACCGACCGCGAGATCGGGATGACCGAGGACGAGCTGGCCGTCTGGGAGCCTGTCCTGCGCCGGGTGCTCGCCGAGGGGGAACCCGCCGAGCTCACCTTCTCGGTGCTGGTCGCCGGCAGCGGCGCCCGCGGCTGGTTCCACGCGACGGTGTCGGCGAATCGCGACGCGGCCGGCGACGTCGTCGGCGTGCTGACCTCCGCGCGTGACATCAGCGAGATCCGCCGTGCCGAGCAGTCGCTCGTCCACCAGGCGAACCACGACCCGCTGACCGGGCTGGCGAACCGGCACCTGCTGATGGATCGGCTGCACGTCGCGCTCGCGGACCTGGAACGAACCCCGCAGCGGCTCACCCTGCTGTTCGTCGACCTCGACCACTTCAAGGACGTCAATGACCAGTACGGACACGAGGTGGGCGACCAGGTGCTCGTCGAGGTCGCGCGGCGGCTCGTGCTCGCGTGCCGCCAGGCGGACACGGTGGCGCGCCTCGGCGGAGACGAGTTCGTCGTGCTGTGCGACCACGGTGGCGGGAACGCTCGCGGCGACGAGGTCGCGGTGCGGATCGCGCGGGCGCTGATCGAGCCGATCGACGCGGGCGCGGTGACGCTGCGGCTGACGGCGAGCGTCGGCGTCGCCTGGACCGAGGACCCGGCGACGGGCGCCTCCGGCCTGCTCCGCGCCGCCGACTCGGCGATGTACGCGGCCAAGGAGCGGGGCCGGGACCGCTACGCGCTCGTCGAGGCGACGAGCACCCTCCCGCACTGAGCCACCCGCGTGCCGGCCCGAGCGCGGCTACTCGAGGTGGCGAACGGCCACGTCCTGACCGCCGCCGGCGAGTGGGTTCCGATGCCGCGCGGCGCGGGAGCGCTGGCGCCTAGAGATGATCTCGCCGAGCCGTCCGCCCGCACCCACGCCCTCCTGATCGACCTGCTACTCGAACCGGGCGGGGTCGCCCGCGCCGACCCGCACGACCTCGGGCATCCCGCCGGACCAGTCGACCACCGTGGACGGCTCCGAGCCGGTGTCGCCCGCGTCGATGACGGCGTCGAGCAGGTGGTCGAGCTCCTCGTTGACCCGCCAGCCCTGTGTCATCGGGGTGTCGGCGCCGGGGAGCAGGAGGGTGCTTGACAGGAGCGGCTCGCCGAGCTCCTTCAGCAGTGCCCGCACGACGGCGTTGTCCGGGATGCGCACGCCGACCGTCTTCTTCTTCGGGTGCGCGAGCCTGCGGGGCACCTCCTTCGTCGCGGGCAGGATGAACGTGTACGGGCCGGGCGTGCTTGCCTTGATCGCCCGGAACGGGGCGTTGTCGAGGTGCACCAGGTGGCCGAGCTGCGCGAAGTCGGCGCACACGAGCGTGAAGTGATGCTTGTCGTCGAGCTGCCGGATCGCGCGGATGCGATCGGCGCCGGTGTGGCTGTCCAGGACGCACCCGAGCGCGTACCCGGAGTCCGTCGGGTAGGCGATCAGCGCGTCGTCGCGCAGCATCGCGACGACCTGCGCGATCGACCGGGGCTGCGGGTCCTGCGGGTGAACCTCGAAGTACGTGGCCATGTGCTCAGCCTAGGCGCGGTCCGGGTCCCGCACCGCGTCGCCGCCCGCCCGCGTGGCAGGCTGGCTATATGGCCGTCACCCTGCACCCCCTGGATGCCGACCGGCTCGCCGGCTGGCTCCTGCGGATCCGGGACGAGTACGCCGCCGACCTCGTCACGGCCGGCCAGCCCCGAGCCCAGGCCCTCCAGGCGGCGGACGAGAGCAACGCCCGCTGGTTCCCCGCGGGCGCGCCGACGGCCGGTCACGTGGTGTTCGACGTGGTCGACGACGCCGGCGAGCGCGCGGGCTACCTGTGGATCGGGCCGGACGCCAGCAACGACCGGGCCGCGTGGTGGGTCTGGGACATCTCGATCGATCCGGGCCGGCGGGGGCAGGGGCTCGGGCGGGCGACCTTGCTCCGCGGGCTGGCCTACGCCCGCGACCAGGGCGCGCGGTCGATCGGACTCCGCGTCTTCGAGTTCAACGCGGCCGCCCGCGGGCTCTACGAGTCCCTCGGCTTCGAGCCGACGTCGACCGGATCGGGTTCGATCAGGATGCGCAAGGACCTGGTCTGAGTCGCCGCCGGACGCGGCCCCGGCGCGGTTCGGCTGCCGCTCCCAGCCGGCCTTGACTTCGAGCGCACTCGAAGGCGCAGGCTCGCCTGCATGACGACGACCTCGATCCACGCCCGCACCCCCACCCGCACCCTCGGCAGCGCCGCGAACGGCACGGCCCTGCAGGTCAGCGCCCTCGGCCTCGGCTGCATGGGCATGTCGGACTTCTACGGTCAGTCCAGCGCCGCGGGCTCCGCGGCCGAGACCGACGCGATCGCGACGATCCGCCGCGCGCTCGACCTCGGCGTGACGTTCCTCGACACCGCGGACATGTATGGGCCGTTCACCAACGAGACGCTGGTCGGCAAGGCGATCGCGGGCCGGCGCGACGAGGTCGTGCTCGCGACCAAGTTCGGGATCGACCGCGATCCCGCCTCGGGCGCCCGCCGCGGCGTCAACGGCCGGCCCGAGTACGTGCGCCGGGCCGCCGACGCGAGCCTGCAGCGCCTCGGGGTCGACCACATCGACCTGTACTACCAGCACCGCGTCGACCCGAACGTGCCGATCGAGGACACGGTGGGGGCGATGGCCGAGCTGGTCGCGGCCGGCAAGGTGCGCCACCTCGGCCTGTCGGAGGCGGGCGCCGCGACGATCCGCCGCGCCCACGCCACCGCCCCGATCACCGCGCTCGAGACCGAGTACTCGCTGTGGAGCCGCGACGTCGAGGGCGAGATCCTGCCCGTCCTGCGCGAGCTCGGGATCGGCCTCGTGCCGTACTCGCCGCTCGGCCGCGGGTTCCTCACCGGCACGATCACGTCGGCGAGTGCGCTCGCCCCGGACGACTTCCGGCGCTCCAACCCGCGGTTCCAGGGCGACGCGTTCGACGCCAACCTCGCGCTCGTCGCGCGGGTCCGCGAGCTCGCCGCCGCGAAGGGGATCACCGCCGGCCAGCTCGCGCTCGCGTGGGTGCTCGCCCAGGGCGACGACGTCGTCCCGATCCCGGGCACGAAGCGCATCGCCTACCTCGAGGAGAACGCGGCGTCGGCCGCCGTGCGCCTGAGCGCCGAGGACCTCGCCGCGCTGGACGCCGCGATCCCGGCGAGCGCCGTCGTCGGCGATCGGTATGGCGACATGAGCTCGATCGGGCGCTGATCGAGCGCCGGGGCTTGACTCCGAGCGCCCTGCGGGAGCGAGGCTCAGGGATGTCCGTCGCGATCGATACCCCGCCGCTGTCCATCGCCGCCGCCGCGGCCGCGTCGGGGCTGACCGCCCACACGCTGCGGTACTACGAACGCGACGGCCTCATGCTCGACGCCGTGGACCGGTCCCCGTCGGGCCACCGTCGGTACGCCGCGGCCGACCTGAGGTGGATCCGGATGCTCACGCGGCTGCGCTCGACGGGCATGCCGATCCGGGAGCTGCGCGAGTACGCCGCGCTCGTGCGCGCCGGCGACGGGAACGAGGCGGACCGGCTCGCGCTGCTCCGGGCGCACCGGGACCGGGTGCTGGCCCAGCTCGCCGAGGTCCGCGAGAACCTCGACGCGATCGAGCGCAAGCTCAGTCTGTACGAGTCCCGCCTGCCCGGCTGACGCCGTCCGCCGACGGCGAACTCGGGGCATGCGGGGCCGTCCCCGCTCGTTGTGGTCGCTATGGAGGAGGCGATGGATGCGTACTCGCGCATCGTGACGAGCGTCGCGGCCGCGCTGCGGCCGAGCGTGCTGTCGGTGCTGGTGCGGACCGGCGGCGGCAGCGGGGCCGGATCCGCCGTCGCCTTCACCACTGACGGGCTGCTGCTGACGAGCGCGCACGTCGTCGAGGGTGCTCGCGGCGGCGAGGTCGTGGCGGCTGACGGCGAGCAGGCGCCGTTCGCCGTGGTCGGCGCCGACCGGCTCTCGGACCTCGCCGTGCTGCGCACCGGAACCGCGATCGCGCCGTCGGCCGAGCTCGGCGACGCCGACACGTTGCAGGTCGGGCAGCTCGTCGTCGCGGTGGGCAACCCGCTGGGCCTCGCGGGATCGGTGACCGCCGGCGTGGTCAGCGCTCTTGGCCGGTCGCTGCCCGTGCGCACCGCGCGCGGGGCGCACTCGATCGACGACGTGATCCAGACCGACGCGGCCCTGAACCCCGGCAACAGCGGCGGGGCCCTCGGCGACGCACGCGCGCGCGTCGTCGGGGTCAACACTGCCGTCGCGGGGATCGGGCTCGGCCTGGCCGTGCCCGTGAACGCGACGACCCGCCGGATCCTGGCCGAGCTGGTCGCCTCCGGGCGGGTGCGCCGGGGCTGGCTCGGCGTCGGCGGCGTGAGCGTCGCCGTCCCGCCGGCGCTCGCCGAGCGGCTCGGGCGGACCACGGGCCTGCTCGTGTCGGAGGTCGTGCGGGGCAGCCCCGCCGCCGCCGCTGGCCTGTACCTCGGCGACGTCGTGATCGCGTCGGGGGACACCCCGGTCGCGTCGGCGCAGGACCTGCAGCGTCTCATGCTCGGCGCGTCGCCCGGCGCGCGCCTGCCGGTGACGGTCTTTCGTCGCGGCGCGCTGGTCGACGTGGTCGTCGACCTGGCCGACCGCGCGGCGTGACGCGGTCGGCCGGCTGGCGCGAGCGGGGTGTAGCGGGGTCGAGCGGGGTCGAGCGGGTCTAGCGGTTGAACGTGGCCGGGTCGGGGCCCGTCCGGCCGTCCGACTCGAGGGAGTCGATCCGCGCGAGCTCGTCGTCGGTCAGCTCGAAGCTCATCGCGTCGAGGTTCTCGGCGATGCGCGCCGGCGTGACCGACTTCGGGATGACGATCCGGTCCTGCTGCAGGTGCCAGCGCAGCACGACCTGCGCCGGCGTCCGGTCGGCGCGGGCCGCGATCGAGGTGATGATCGGGTCGGCCAGGACGGTCCCCTTCGCGAGCGGGCTCCAGGCCTCCGTCCGGATGCCGTGCTCGTGGTTGAAGTCCTGGATGGACCGCTGCTGGAGCGCCGGGTGGACTTC harbors:
- a CDS encoding AAA family ATPase, whose product is MRRRRVYRVAGVVIAVEVYLIAMPLAGYAQFPALPAIDPLVVTPIVFFAALLALLVGSQVMTGRSPHVTYRPEQMDVTLDDIIGIDPILEDVRRSIDLFQTHRRFADQMGGTPRRGLLFEGAPGTGKTMTAKAMAAEAGVPFLFVSATSFQSMYYGATAKKIRAYFVALRKAARAEGGAIGFIEEIDAIGTRRGGVLAADGWSSSRGPGGALRHAGPPGVIRNAVVSEGTGGVVNELLVQMQSFDELAGFARVRNRLVAQLNLLLPADRQLALSKPVRAPILLIAATNRADSLDPALLRPGRFDRLLTFAAPDAHGRRALVDHFLARRSHDAGLDDPQARGRVAAATNGWTPVMIEHLLDEGLVNALRRGAGQMSFEDIERARITEMVGIGQPVRYTDAEQRLIATHEAGHAVVAWLVAPNRTLEVLTIVKRGSALGLLAHTDCEEVYTQSAYDLRALVQIAMGGLVAEELLVGQTSTGPASDLAAATRTAAQMVGAAGMTGSLVSFQAAGPTLVAAVLSDPAGRAQLEGVLDDARDAVLGLLARNRHLVEALRDALLDRHELIGTQITDVLAAARDAHAVAAGGVPT
- a CDS encoding sensor domain-containing protein, with amino-acid sequence MAQDPGAAVATVGAPVRAGAVPPAASLDEVCAANLLDASGEVTFFFKDLDGRFVRVSRGCAELTGRTPEQMIGLTDVDLTDAAHAAELRRDEQRIIATGEPMIDKREVDRLANVQGTLVETSKFPLRAPDGTIVGTFGYSRDVTRWALAERKVADLAQASAAAHARLMLVEAQLRDVLNSSSDAIAMYDTALRYRYLNPAATALHGAPMDELIGRTDREIGMTEDELAVWEPVLRRVLAEGEPAELTFSVLVAGSGARGWFHATVSANRDAAGDVVGVLTSARDISEIRRAEQSLVHQANHDPLTGLANRHLLMDRLHVALADLERTPQRLTLLFVDLDHFKDVNDQYGHEVGDQVLVEVARRLVLACRQADTVARLGGDEFVVLCDHGGGNARGDEVAVRIARALIEPIDAGAVTLRLTASVGVAWTEDPATGASGLLRAADSAMYAAKERGRDRYALVEATSTLPH
- a CDS encoding L-threonylcarbamoyladenylate synthase, translating into MATYFEVHPQDPQPRSIAQVVAMLRDDALIAYPTDSGYALGCVLDSHTGADRIRAIRQLDDKHHFTLVCADFAQLGHLVHLDNAPFRAIKASTPGPYTFILPATKEVPRRLAHPKKKTVGVRIPDNAVVRALLKELGEPLLSSTLLLPGADTPMTQGWRVNEELDHLLDAVIDAGDTGSEPSTVVDWSGGMPEVVRVGAGDPARFE
- a CDS encoding GNAT family N-acetyltransferase, which translates into the protein MAVTLHPLDADRLAGWLLRIRDEYAADLVTAGQPRAQALQAADESNARWFPAGAPTAGHVVFDVVDDAGERAGYLWIGPDASNDRAAWWVWDISIDPGRRGQGLGRATLLRGLAYARDQGARSIGLRVFEFNAAARGLYESLGFEPTSTGSGSIRMRKDLV
- a CDS encoding aldo/keto reductase; its protein translation is MTTTSIHARTPTRTLGSAANGTALQVSALGLGCMGMSDFYGQSSAAGSAAETDAIATIRRALDLGVTFLDTADMYGPFTNETLVGKAIAGRRDEVVLATKFGIDRDPASGARRGVNGRPEYVRRAADASLQRLGVDHIDLYYQHRVDPNVPIEDTVGAMAELVAAGKVRHLGLSEAGAATIRRAHATAPITALETEYSLWSRDVEGEILPVLRELGIGLVPYSPLGRGFLTGTITSASALAPDDFRRSNPRFQGDAFDANLALVARVRELAAAKGITAGQLALAWVLAQGDDVVPIPGTKRIAYLEENAASAAVRLSAEDLAALDAAIPASAVVGDRYGDMSSIGR
- a CDS encoding MerR family transcriptional regulator, with product MSVAIDTPPLSIAAAAAASGLTAHTLRYYERDGLMLDAVDRSPSGHRRYAAADLRWIRMLTRLRSTGMPIRELREYAALVRAGDGNEADRLALLRAHRDRVLAQLAEVRENLDAIERKLSLYESRLPG
- a CDS encoding S1C family serine protease, with translation MDAYSRIVTSVAAALRPSVLSVLVRTGGGSGAGSAVAFTTDGLLLTSAHVVEGARGGEVVAADGEQAPFAVVGADRLSDLAVLRTGTAIAPSAELGDADTLQVGQLVVAVGNPLGLAGSVTAGVVSALGRSLPVRTARGAHSIDDVIQTDAALNPGNSGGALGDARARVVGVNTAVAGIGLGLAVPVNATTRRILAELVASGRVRRGWLGVGGVSVAVPPALAERLGRTTGLLVSEVVRGSPAAAAGLYLGDVVIASGDTPVASAQDLQRLMLGASPGARLPVTVFRRGALVDVVVDLADRAA